One region of Vespula vulgaris chromosome 9, iyVesVulg1.1, whole genome shotgun sequence genomic DNA includes:
- the LOC127066489 gene encoding microtubule-associated serine/threonine-protein kinase 3 isoform X2, whose product MEQSRNRPSRPRLRSHGNSARVLVFDQIESDDTNCSTEQTRNRPTISKIESKEAPVRPVSGELSNLVRMRNSAIGKSAPSLSVHMRDPNIPRRSAKAAHRKSFIATTSPTLPRCHSPLSGSPLESPRMSSSPHFAFAPVKRIGGATGTGDGRRWSVASLPSSGYGTTPGSSNVSSQCSSQERLHQLPNVPTKDELRMLSCHFSKPGTPCSSHPGFPGSSISTISGSLEEEGRKSPLHRPRSRSLSSPSRSPVLDSEIVMMNTLYKERFPKATQQMEERLTNFINENKEIDEYEVVAHMTPDSLPILRFVHHQVIEMARDCLQKSQEKLITTRYFYEMSENLEHLLMETKEKSLEAATRLTGLIKKLLLVISRPARLLECLEFDPEEFYHLLEQAEGQAKFNAGIKTDIPQYIINKLSLNRDPITELQEDLNKLEDSASSSDSNIQLTSSPNKDDDKSQRVPCESDYEVLKLISNGAYGAVYLVKEKTTRQRFAMKKINKNNLMLRNQVEQVFAERDIMSFTDNPFVVSMYCSFETKKHLCLVMEYVEGGDCANLLKNIGPLPSDMARFYFAETVLAVEYLHSYGIVHRDLKPDNLLITALGHIKLTDFGLSKMGLMSLATNLYEGYIDRDTRQFSDKQVFGTPEYIAPEVILRQGYGKPVDWWSMGIILYEFLIGCVPFFGETPEELFAHTVNDDIEWPSEDDWLVHPEAKDIITVLLQQSPRDRLGTGGSHEVKEHPYFYGVNWNSLLRQKAEFVPQLVDDEDTSYFDTRMDRYNHDIGDDTDDTDDSPLFGSFSSYSPQSRKISQSRPQQTNIEPEVDSKKQPFHTELESTVSQLSLVSNTSITTTTTITTTTTTTTSKLLETSQNSEKSRSLLSMKTTPCVENLNRPTKSSISSVGSTSIGSSESQLTVVKNIQSENTSINLSTPDSSQTESEDISPQIQRKRHTHSRDKLPRFSIPIDDEHILDLTAANKEILEDKHNSSTDSFESYNAVPILPANKSKSRSVIKSASTSGLSLVIPTSEFTYDSLVSNQSIESPGGSSTASSRDTSPCRELSPLVTSLKPPIIIRRGPCGFGFTVHTIRVYYGDSDFYTMHHLVMAVDQSSPAFEAGLRPGDLITHINGEPVQGLYHTQVLQLMLSGGDHVTLRSTPLENTSIKSGGRKRDLTQSKMARRTFHKQRKQKRELSDKKRQKTSLFKRISSKRASVEMQQPLSINCPLSAPILSSDNKPPLMMAAGICSPSMVTPSRSFQSFTRSQDITPYYGACTKSVCSPSPPTNRTNSESYHSTGNSSPCSSPNSSSPGSNISIGNLSNQSHYQRPSTLHGLKHKLHTAAKNIHSPNRRKSVGHIPLSPLARTPSPSPLPASPTRSPSPLAFPTGHQPGSSNTTQSYSPGVCLSAPSSQKKGYGRPKSAEPGSPLLRRALSPDRLHPRSAENKTSISPLANTVVKVTPRVTIAQTSHAEISEEASEMNKESSDMKGEKKVCTEPKTVVDYPKLTHGISINIANVGISNACGSTQLPRIAEEKDSPTGTKSDDYTSKEVMVPVEKNEKNEKNDARNDRILLEDKNVTYNNESRSVYPNEISVSNLESRNNEAIKDIVHQNESPDTLSHGAAGVSPMTLEQKQLKRNETEIKLTSFNSGALEQSTSSKSNVDNTQECRKILKKYKIDTLDDSKTRDDSIRSCENSEFVSEKKNI is encoded by the exons ATGGAACAAAGTAGAAATAGACCAAGTAGACCACGTCTACGTTCACATGGTAACTCTGCACGAGTTCTTGTGTTCGATCAAATAGAATCAGATGATACCAATTGTAGCACAGAACAAACACGTAATCGTCCTACAATATCAAAGATAGAAAGTAAAGAAGCTCCTGTTCGACCAG TTAGTGGAGAATTATCAAATTTAGTTCGTATGCGGAATTCAGCTATTGGAAAATCAGCTCCTTCTTTATCAGTTCATATG CGTGATCCAAACATTCCTCGACGATCTGCTAAAGCAGCACATCGTAAATCATTCATTGCAACAACATCGCCTACTTTACCACGTTGCCATTCACCTTTATCTG GCAGTCCTCTAGAAAGTCCTAGGATGTCATCCAGTCCACATTTTGCTTTTGCTCCTGTTAAAAG gaTTGGAGGTGCTACAGGGACTGGTGATGGTAGAAGATGGTCAGTTGCAAGTTTACCTTCTAGTGGCTATGGGACAACACCTGGTTCAAGTAATGTTTCG tCACAGTGTTCGAGTCAAGAACGTTTACATCAGTTACCAAACGTTCCAACTAAAGATGAACTACGCATGTTATCTTGTCACTTTTCTAAGCCTGGTACACCATGTTCATCACATCCAGGTTTTCCTGGTTCCAGTATATCTACCATTTCTGGTAGTCTTGAAGAAGAAGGTCGTAAATCGCCATTACATCGACCGCGGTCACGAAGCTTAAG TAGTCCGAGTCGATCTCCTGTTCTTGATAGCGAGATTGTCATGATGAATACTTTGTACAAAGAACGATTTCCAAAG GCTACACAACAAATGGAAGAacgtttaacaaattttattaatgaaaacaaGGAAATCGATGAATATGAAGTAGTGGCACATATGACTCCAGATTCTTTACCAATTTTACGTTTTGTTCATCATCAAGTAATTGAAATGGCAAGAGACTGTTTACAAAAGTCACAAGAAAAATTGATCACAACAAGATACTTTTATGAAATGAGTGAAAATTTAGAACATTTATTAATGGAG aCCAAGGAAAAATCATTAGAAGCTGCAACACGATTGACtggtttaataaaaaaacttttacTAGTGATCTCACGTCCAGCGCGATTATTAGAATGTTTAGAATTTGATCCAGAAGAATTTTACCATTTACTCGAACAAGCTGAGGGTCAAGCTAAATTTAATGCAGGAATAAAAACTGACATTCCTCAGTATATCATCAATAAACTTTCTTTGAATAGAGATCCAATAACTG AATTACAGGAAGATTTGAATAAGCTTGAAGATTCTGCAAGTTCTAGTGATAGTAACATACAATTAACGTCGAGTCCTAACAAAGATGATGATAAATCTCAACGTGTTCCTTGTGAAAGTGATTATGAGGTATTAAAACTTATTAGCAATGGAGCATATGGAGCAGTGTATTTAGTTAAAGAAAAGACGACTAGACAGAGATTTGcgatgaagaaaattaataaaaataatctaatgcTTCGTAATCAAGTGGAACAAGTGTTTGCTGAAAGAGATATAATGAGTTTCACAGATAATCCTTTCGTGGTATCAATGTATTGTAGTTTTGAAACGAAG aAACATTTATGTCTTGTAATGGAATATGTTGAAGGTGGAGATTGTgcaaatcttttaaaaaatattggtcCTCTTCCATCAGATATGGCAAGATTTTATTTTGCAGAGACTGTTTTGGCTGTAGAATACCTGCATAGTTATGGTATTGTTCATAGGGATTTGAAACCTGacaa TTTACTTATTACAGCATTAGGTCACATTAAACTTACAGATTTTGGTCTTAGTAAAATGGGACTTATGTCTC TGGCAACAAATCTTTATGAgggatatatagatagagatactCGACAATTTTCTGATAAACAAGTATTTGGTACACCTGAATATATCGCACCAGAAGTTATATTAAGACAGGGATATGGAAAACCTGTTGATTGGTGGTCTATGGGAATTATACTTTATGAATTTCTTATTGGTTGTGTACCCTTTTTCGGCGAAACACCTGAGGAACTGTTTGCTCATACTGTTAATG atgaCATAGAGTGGCCAAGTGAGGATGATTGGCTAGTTCATCCTGAAGCTAAAGATATTATAACTGTATTGCTACAACAAAGTCCTAGAGATCGATTAGGAACTGGCGGTTCACATGAAGTTAAAGAACATCCTTATTTTTATGGCGTTAATTGGAATAGTCTTCTTAGACAAAAGGCTGAATTTGTACCACAATTAGTTGATGATGAGGATACGAGTTACTTTGATA ctCGTATGGATAGATATAATCACGATATAGGCGATGATACAGATGACACTGATGATTCTCCTTTATTTGGatcattttcttcgtattctcCACAATCACGGAAAATTTCTCAAAGCCGTCCACAACAAACAAACATAGAGCCAGAAGTGGATTCTAAGAAACAACCATTCCATACTGAGTTAGAAAGCACAGTTTCACAACTTTCTCTTGTATCAAATACatctattactactactactactattactactactactactactactacatcCAAACTCTTAGAAACGAGTCAAAATTCAGAGAAAAGTCGGTCGCTTCTTTCTATGAAGACAACTCCATGTGTCGAAAATCTGAACAGGCCTACAAAGTCAAGTATATCATCTGTTGGTTCTACTTCTATTGGAAGCAGTGAATCGCAATTAACTGTGGTCAAAAATATTCAATCAGAGAATACTTCTATTAATTTGAGTACACCAGATTCTTCACAAACAGAATCTGAAGACATCAGCCCACAGATACAAAGGAAACGTCACACACATTCTCGTGATAAGCTGCCCAGGTTCAGTATTCCTATTGATGATGAGCACAT attggATTTAACAGCAGCAAACAAGGAGATTCTGGAGGATAAACATAATTCCAGTACTGATTCCTTTGAATCTTATAACGCAGTTCCCATTTTACCGGCAAATAAGTCAAAGTCAAGGTCTGTTATTAAGTCTGCATCGACTAGTGGCTTATCACTAGTAATACCGACTAGTGAATTTACTT ATGATTCTCTGGTCAGTAATCAATCTATTGAGTCACCTGGTGGATCTTCTACAGCTTCTTCGAGAGATACGTCCCCATGTCGAGAATTAAGTCCTCTTGTAACCAGTTTGAAACCTCCAATTATTATAAGAAGAGGACCATGTGGATTTGGTTTCACAGTGCATACCATCAGAGTTTATTATGGTGACAGTGATTTTTACACTATGCATCATTTAGTGATG GCAGTTGATCAGTCAAGTCCTGCATTTGAAGCTGGTTTGAGGCCAGGGGATTTGATAACGCATATAAATGGAGAACCTGTACAAGGGTTATATCACACTCAAGTTCTCCAGTTAATGCTGAGTGGCGGTGATCACGTCACTTTACGTAGTACGCCTTTAGAAAACACCAGTATTAAATCTGgtggtagaaaaagagatctcACTCAAAGTAAAATGGCACGCAGAACGTTTCATaaacaaaggaaacaaaaacgaGAGCTTTCTGACAAGAAGCGACAAAAAACGTCTCTTTTTAAGCGAATAAGTTCGAAACGTGCTAGTGTAGAGATGCAACAG CCATTAAGTATCAATTGTCCATTGTCAGCACCCATTCTGTCCAGTGACAACAAACCTCCACTTATG ATGGCTGCAGGAATTTGTTCACCCTCAATGGTGACCCCTAGTCGATCTTTTCAATCCTTCACACGTTCTCAGGATATTACACCTTATTATGGTGCATGTACAAAATCCGTCTGTAGTCCTTCTCCACCAACAAATCGTACTAATTCAGAATCCTATCATTCAACTGGAAATTCAAGTCCATGTTCAAGTCCAAACTCTTCTTCACCAGgttctaatatttctattgGAAATTTGTCAAATCAATCACATTATCAAAGACCAAGTACTTTGCACGGTTTAAAGCATAAATTACATACAGCAGCAAAGAATATCCATTCTCCAAATCGTAGGAAGTCTGTAGGGCATATACCTTTATCTCCTTTAGCTAGAACTCCCAGTCCATCACCACTCCCTGCTAGTCCAACAAGAAGTCCAAGTCCTTTAGCATTTCCCACAGGACATCAACCTGGTAGTTCTAATACTACGCAATCATACAGTCCAG gtGTTTGTTTGTCAGCACCTAGTAGTCAGAAGAAAGGATATGGACGTCCAAAATCGGCAGAACCAGGGTCACCACTTTTAAGAAGAGCTCTCAGTCCCGATAGATTGCATCCTCGTTCAGCGGAAAATAAAACATCGATATCGCCATTGGCAAATACCGTCGTAAAAGTAACACCACGTGTGACAATTGCTCAAACGTCTCATGCTGAAATTTCCGAAGAGGCTAgtgaaatgaataaagaaagcaGTGAtatgaaaggagagaagaaagtgtGTACAGAACCGAAAACCGTAGTCGATTATCCTAAATTAACACATggtatatcgattaatatagCAAACGTTGGTATATCTAATGCTTGTGGAAGTACACAGTTACCAAGAATAgctgaagaaaaagattcgcCAACTGGAACTAAGAGCGATGATTATACATCGAAAGAAGTTATGGTGCCtgtagagaaaaatgaaaaaaatgagaaaaatgatgcacgtaacgatcgaatattattagaagataaaaatgtaacTTACAATAACGAATCCCGCAGTGTTTATCCTAACGAAATCAGTGTGAGTAATCTAGAATCACGAAATAATGAAGCAATAAAGGACATCGTCCATCAAAACGAATCACCGGATACACTATCTCATGGTGCTGCTGGTGTGTCTCCAATGACGTTAGAGCAAAAACAATTGAAGCGTAATGAAACGGAGATCAAATTAACTTCATTTAATTCGGGTGCTCTCGAACAATCAACTTCTAGCAAGAGTAATGTAGATAACACTCAAGAGTGTcggaaaatattaaagaaatacaaaatcgATACTTTAGATGACTCGAAAACTCGGGACGATTCAATACGTTCGTGTGAAAACAGTGAATTcgtaagtgaaaaaaaaaatatctaa
- the LOC127066489 gene encoding microtubule-associated serine/threonine-protein kinase 3 isoform X1, translated as MEQSRNRPSRPRLRSHGNSARVLVFDQIESDDTNCSTEQTRNRPTISKIESKEAPVRPVSGELSNLVRMRNSAIGKSAPSLSVHMRDPNIPRRSAKAAHRKSFIATTSPTLPRCHSPLSAFIPIVGSPLESPRMSSSPHFAFAPVKRIGGATGTGDGRRWSVASLPSSGYGTTPGSSNVSSQCSSQERLHQLPNVPTKDELRMLSCHFSKPGTPCSSHPGFPGSSISTISGSLEEEGRKSPLHRPRSRSLSSPSRSPVLDSEIVMMNTLYKERFPKATQQMEERLTNFINENKEIDEYEVVAHMTPDSLPILRFVHHQVIEMARDCLQKSQEKLITTRYFYEMSENLEHLLMETKEKSLEAATRLTGLIKKLLLVISRPARLLECLEFDPEEFYHLLEQAEGQAKFNAGIKTDIPQYIINKLSLNRDPITELQEDLNKLEDSASSSDSNIQLTSSPNKDDDKSQRVPCESDYEVLKLISNGAYGAVYLVKEKTTRQRFAMKKINKNNLMLRNQVEQVFAERDIMSFTDNPFVVSMYCSFETKKHLCLVMEYVEGGDCANLLKNIGPLPSDMARFYFAETVLAVEYLHSYGIVHRDLKPDNLLITALGHIKLTDFGLSKMGLMSLATNLYEGYIDRDTRQFSDKQVFGTPEYIAPEVILRQGYGKPVDWWSMGIILYEFLIGCVPFFGETPEELFAHTVNDDIEWPSEDDWLVHPEAKDIITVLLQQSPRDRLGTGGSHEVKEHPYFYGVNWNSLLRQKAEFVPQLVDDEDTSYFDTRMDRYNHDIGDDTDDTDDSPLFGSFSSYSPQSRKISQSRPQQTNIEPEVDSKKQPFHTELESTVSQLSLVSNTSITTTTTITTTTTTTTSKLLETSQNSEKSRSLLSMKTTPCVENLNRPTKSSISSVGSTSIGSSESQLTVVKNIQSENTSINLSTPDSSQTESEDISPQIQRKRHTHSRDKLPRFSIPIDDEHILDLTAANKEILEDKHNSSTDSFESYNAVPILPANKSKSRSVIKSASTSGLSLVIPTSEFTYDSLVSNQSIESPGGSSTASSRDTSPCRELSPLVTSLKPPIIIRRGPCGFGFTVHTIRVYYGDSDFYTMHHLVMAVDQSSPAFEAGLRPGDLITHINGEPVQGLYHTQVLQLMLSGGDHVTLRSTPLENTSIKSGGRKRDLTQSKMARRTFHKQRKQKRELSDKKRQKTSLFKRISSKRASVEMQQPLSINCPLSAPILSSDNKPPLMMAAGICSPSMVTPSRSFQSFTRSQDITPYYGACTKSVCSPSPPTNRTNSESYHSTGNSSPCSSPNSSSPGSNISIGNLSNQSHYQRPSTLHGLKHKLHTAAKNIHSPNRRKSVGHIPLSPLARTPSPSPLPASPTRSPSPLAFPTGHQPGSSNTTQSYSPGVCLSAPSSQKKGYGRPKSAEPGSPLLRRALSPDRLHPRSAENKTSISPLANTVVKVTPRVTIAQTSHAEISEEASEMNKESSDMKGEKKVCTEPKTVVDYPKLTHGISINIANVGISNACGSTQLPRIAEEKDSPTGTKSDDYTSKEVMVPVEKNEKNEKNDARNDRILLEDKNVTYNNESRSVYPNEISVSNLESRNNEAIKDIVHQNESPDTLSHGAAGVSPMTLEQKQLKRNETEIKLTSFNSGALEQSTSSKSNVDNTQECRKILKKYKIDTLDDSKTRDDSIRSCENSEFVSEKKNI; from the exons ATGGAACAAAGTAGAAATAGACCAAGTAGACCACGTCTACGTTCACATGGTAACTCTGCACGAGTTCTTGTGTTCGATCAAATAGAATCAGATGATACCAATTGTAGCACAGAACAAACACGTAATCGTCCTACAATATCAAAGATAGAAAGTAAAGAAGCTCCTGTTCGACCAG TTAGTGGAGAATTATCAAATTTAGTTCGTATGCGGAATTCAGCTATTGGAAAATCAGCTCCTTCTTTATCAGTTCATATG CGTGATCCAAACATTCCTCGACGATCTGCTAAAGCAGCACATCGTAAATCATTCATTGCAACAACATCGCCTACTTTACCACGTTGCCATTCACCTTTATCTG CTTTCATCCCAATTGTAGGCAGTCCTCTAGAAAGTCCTAGGATGTCATCCAGTCCACATTTTGCTTTTGCTCCTGTTAAAAG gaTTGGAGGTGCTACAGGGACTGGTGATGGTAGAAGATGGTCAGTTGCAAGTTTACCTTCTAGTGGCTATGGGACAACACCTGGTTCAAGTAATGTTTCG tCACAGTGTTCGAGTCAAGAACGTTTACATCAGTTACCAAACGTTCCAACTAAAGATGAACTACGCATGTTATCTTGTCACTTTTCTAAGCCTGGTACACCATGTTCATCACATCCAGGTTTTCCTGGTTCCAGTATATCTACCATTTCTGGTAGTCTTGAAGAAGAAGGTCGTAAATCGCCATTACATCGACCGCGGTCACGAAGCTTAAG TAGTCCGAGTCGATCTCCTGTTCTTGATAGCGAGATTGTCATGATGAATACTTTGTACAAAGAACGATTTCCAAAG GCTACACAACAAATGGAAGAacgtttaacaaattttattaatgaaaacaaGGAAATCGATGAATATGAAGTAGTGGCACATATGACTCCAGATTCTTTACCAATTTTACGTTTTGTTCATCATCAAGTAATTGAAATGGCAAGAGACTGTTTACAAAAGTCACAAGAAAAATTGATCACAACAAGATACTTTTATGAAATGAGTGAAAATTTAGAACATTTATTAATGGAG aCCAAGGAAAAATCATTAGAAGCTGCAACACGATTGACtggtttaataaaaaaacttttacTAGTGATCTCACGTCCAGCGCGATTATTAGAATGTTTAGAATTTGATCCAGAAGAATTTTACCATTTACTCGAACAAGCTGAGGGTCAAGCTAAATTTAATGCAGGAATAAAAACTGACATTCCTCAGTATATCATCAATAAACTTTCTTTGAATAGAGATCCAATAACTG AATTACAGGAAGATTTGAATAAGCTTGAAGATTCTGCAAGTTCTAGTGATAGTAACATACAATTAACGTCGAGTCCTAACAAAGATGATGATAAATCTCAACGTGTTCCTTGTGAAAGTGATTATGAGGTATTAAAACTTATTAGCAATGGAGCATATGGAGCAGTGTATTTAGTTAAAGAAAAGACGACTAGACAGAGATTTGcgatgaagaaaattaataaaaataatctaatgcTTCGTAATCAAGTGGAACAAGTGTTTGCTGAAAGAGATATAATGAGTTTCACAGATAATCCTTTCGTGGTATCAATGTATTGTAGTTTTGAAACGAAG aAACATTTATGTCTTGTAATGGAATATGTTGAAGGTGGAGATTGTgcaaatcttttaaaaaatattggtcCTCTTCCATCAGATATGGCAAGATTTTATTTTGCAGAGACTGTTTTGGCTGTAGAATACCTGCATAGTTATGGTATTGTTCATAGGGATTTGAAACCTGacaa TTTACTTATTACAGCATTAGGTCACATTAAACTTACAGATTTTGGTCTTAGTAAAATGGGACTTATGTCTC TGGCAACAAATCTTTATGAgggatatatagatagagatactCGACAATTTTCTGATAAACAAGTATTTGGTACACCTGAATATATCGCACCAGAAGTTATATTAAGACAGGGATATGGAAAACCTGTTGATTGGTGGTCTATGGGAATTATACTTTATGAATTTCTTATTGGTTGTGTACCCTTTTTCGGCGAAACACCTGAGGAACTGTTTGCTCATACTGTTAATG atgaCATAGAGTGGCCAAGTGAGGATGATTGGCTAGTTCATCCTGAAGCTAAAGATATTATAACTGTATTGCTACAACAAAGTCCTAGAGATCGATTAGGAACTGGCGGTTCACATGAAGTTAAAGAACATCCTTATTTTTATGGCGTTAATTGGAATAGTCTTCTTAGACAAAAGGCTGAATTTGTACCACAATTAGTTGATGATGAGGATACGAGTTACTTTGATA ctCGTATGGATAGATATAATCACGATATAGGCGATGATACAGATGACACTGATGATTCTCCTTTATTTGGatcattttcttcgtattctcCACAATCACGGAAAATTTCTCAAAGCCGTCCACAACAAACAAACATAGAGCCAGAAGTGGATTCTAAGAAACAACCATTCCATACTGAGTTAGAAAGCACAGTTTCACAACTTTCTCTTGTATCAAATACatctattactactactactactattactactactactactactactacatcCAAACTCTTAGAAACGAGTCAAAATTCAGAGAAAAGTCGGTCGCTTCTTTCTATGAAGACAACTCCATGTGTCGAAAATCTGAACAGGCCTACAAAGTCAAGTATATCATCTGTTGGTTCTACTTCTATTGGAAGCAGTGAATCGCAATTAACTGTGGTCAAAAATATTCAATCAGAGAATACTTCTATTAATTTGAGTACACCAGATTCTTCACAAACAGAATCTGAAGACATCAGCCCACAGATACAAAGGAAACGTCACACACATTCTCGTGATAAGCTGCCCAGGTTCAGTATTCCTATTGATGATGAGCACAT attggATTTAACAGCAGCAAACAAGGAGATTCTGGAGGATAAACATAATTCCAGTACTGATTCCTTTGAATCTTATAACGCAGTTCCCATTTTACCGGCAAATAAGTCAAAGTCAAGGTCTGTTATTAAGTCTGCATCGACTAGTGGCTTATCACTAGTAATACCGACTAGTGAATTTACTT ATGATTCTCTGGTCAGTAATCAATCTATTGAGTCACCTGGTGGATCTTCTACAGCTTCTTCGAGAGATACGTCCCCATGTCGAGAATTAAGTCCTCTTGTAACCAGTTTGAAACCTCCAATTATTATAAGAAGAGGACCATGTGGATTTGGTTTCACAGTGCATACCATCAGAGTTTATTATGGTGACAGTGATTTTTACACTATGCATCATTTAGTGATG GCAGTTGATCAGTCAAGTCCTGCATTTGAAGCTGGTTTGAGGCCAGGGGATTTGATAACGCATATAAATGGAGAACCTGTACAAGGGTTATATCACACTCAAGTTCTCCAGTTAATGCTGAGTGGCGGTGATCACGTCACTTTACGTAGTACGCCTTTAGAAAACACCAGTATTAAATCTGgtggtagaaaaagagatctcACTCAAAGTAAAATGGCACGCAGAACGTTTCATaaacaaaggaaacaaaaacgaGAGCTTTCTGACAAGAAGCGACAAAAAACGTCTCTTTTTAAGCGAATAAGTTCGAAACGTGCTAGTGTAGAGATGCAACAG CCATTAAGTATCAATTGTCCATTGTCAGCACCCATTCTGTCCAGTGACAACAAACCTCCACTTATG ATGGCTGCAGGAATTTGTTCACCCTCAATGGTGACCCCTAGTCGATCTTTTCAATCCTTCACACGTTCTCAGGATATTACACCTTATTATGGTGCATGTACAAAATCCGTCTGTAGTCCTTCTCCACCAACAAATCGTACTAATTCAGAATCCTATCATTCAACTGGAAATTCAAGTCCATGTTCAAGTCCAAACTCTTCTTCACCAGgttctaatatttctattgGAAATTTGTCAAATCAATCACATTATCAAAGACCAAGTACTTTGCACGGTTTAAAGCATAAATTACATACAGCAGCAAAGAATATCCATTCTCCAAATCGTAGGAAGTCTGTAGGGCATATACCTTTATCTCCTTTAGCTAGAACTCCCAGTCCATCACCACTCCCTGCTAGTCCAACAAGAAGTCCAAGTCCTTTAGCATTTCCCACAGGACATCAACCTGGTAGTTCTAATACTACGCAATCATACAGTCCAG gtGTTTGTTTGTCAGCACCTAGTAGTCAGAAGAAAGGATATGGACGTCCAAAATCGGCAGAACCAGGGTCACCACTTTTAAGAAGAGCTCTCAGTCCCGATAGATTGCATCCTCGTTCAGCGGAAAATAAAACATCGATATCGCCATTGGCAAATACCGTCGTAAAAGTAACACCACGTGTGACAATTGCTCAAACGTCTCATGCTGAAATTTCCGAAGAGGCTAgtgaaatgaataaagaaagcaGTGAtatgaaaggagagaagaaagtgtGTACAGAACCGAAAACCGTAGTCGATTATCCTAAATTAACACATggtatatcgattaatatagCAAACGTTGGTATATCTAATGCTTGTGGAAGTACACAGTTACCAAGAATAgctgaagaaaaagattcgcCAACTGGAACTAAGAGCGATGATTATACATCGAAAGAAGTTATGGTGCCtgtagagaaaaatgaaaaaaatgagaaaaatgatgcacgtaacgatcgaatattattagaagataaaaatgtaacTTACAATAACGAATCCCGCAGTGTTTATCCTAACGAAATCAGTGTGAGTAATCTAGAATCACGAAATAATGAAGCAATAAAGGACATCGTCCATCAAAACGAATCACCGGATACACTATCTCATGGTGCTGCTGGTGTGTCTCCAATGACGTTAGAGCAAAAACAATTGAAGCGTAATGAAACGGAGATCAAATTAACTTCATTTAATTCGGGTGCTCTCGAACAATCAACTTCTAGCAAGAGTAATGTAGATAACACTCAAGAGTGTcggaaaatattaaagaaatacaaaatcgATACTTTAGATGACTCGAAAACTCGGGACGATTCAATACGTTCGTGTGAAAACAGTGAATTcgtaagtgaaaaaaaaaatatctaa